Proteins from a genomic interval of Pseudodesulfovibrio nedwellii:
- the rseP gene encoding RIP metalloprotease RseP — protein MITSVIAIVLVLGGLIFFHELGHFTVARMFGMGVKAFSLGFGPKLAGFTSGKTDYKLAAIPLGGYVALAGEQGEEETDFADEELFSNRPAWQRLCVVAAGPFFNFLLAFIIYWFLAMAQGQAIILPLVGGVMPDSPAAMAGFQKDDMITSIETESIKSWSQMVDAIRAAEGKSLTIGVDRSGEQLTLHVTPEVQTHKNIFGESVTVPMVGINQSGQVRFEPVEGIGLQTALVHTWNMSQVVIKGFVSIIERLIPVEMVGGPIMLAQMVSKSAQSGVYDLLGMMAVISINLAIINLLPIPVLDGGHILFFTLEIVFRRPLNEKWKAMSMRMGLLVLLLLMGLAIFNDVRRLLS, from the coding sequence ATGATTACAAGCGTCATCGCCATCGTACTGGTTCTCGGCGGACTAATATTCTTTCACGAACTGGGTCACTTCACTGTTGCCCGAATGTTCGGCATGGGGGTAAAAGCCTTTTCCCTCGGCTTCGGGCCGAAACTTGCCGGATTCACTTCAGGGAAAACCGATTACAAACTCGCGGCCATCCCCTTGGGTGGATATGTCGCGCTTGCTGGAGAACAAGGAGAGGAAGAGACTGACTTCGCTGACGAAGAACTCTTTTCCAATAGACCGGCATGGCAGCGTCTTTGCGTCGTGGCAGCAGGTCCTTTCTTCAACTTTCTGCTCGCTTTTATCATTTACTGGTTCCTGGCAATGGCTCAAGGACAGGCTATAATTCTGCCTCTAGTCGGCGGCGTGATGCCTGATAGCCCTGCTGCTATGGCCGGATTCCAAAAAGACGACATGATCACCAGCATCGAAACCGAATCCATCAAATCCTGGTCCCAGATGGTGGATGCCATCCGAGCCGCTGAAGGCAAAAGCCTGACGATTGGTGTGGATCGCAGTGGTGAACAGCTAACCCTGCATGTCACCCCCGAAGTACAGACACACAAGAATATTTTTGGTGAATCCGTGACCGTCCCCATGGTTGGAATCAACCAAAGCGGACAAGTTCGCTTTGAACCGGTGGAAGGTATAGGTCTCCAAACAGCTCTCGTACACACTTGGAACATGTCTCAAGTGGTGATCAAAGGTTTTGTCTCCATCATCGAACGCCTTATTCCGGTGGAAATGGTGGGGGGACCGATCATGCTCGCCCAGATGGTCAGTAAAAGCGCCCAGAGTGGCGTATATGATCTGCTCGGCATGATGGCGGTTATTTCCATCAACCTCGCCATCATAAACCTGCTGCCGATCCCGGTATTGGACGGCGGTCACATTCTGTTTTTCACTCTGGAAATCGTCTTCCGCCGCCCGCTTAACGAAAAGTGGAAGGCCATGTCCATGCGCATGGGCCTGCTCGTTCTGCTGTTGCTCATGGGGCTGGCTATCTTCAATGACGTTCGCAGATTGCTTTCATAG
- the tsaB gene encoding tRNA (adenosine(37)-N6)-threonylcarbamoyltransferase complex dimerization subunit type 1 TsaB, producing MAAPKRIVPHDLLLAIGGTEERLQLVLGQPGLEGCTLLTSRQWTVPGQSIRFLIPGLKQALDSFGLGIDIIARIACVRGPGSFTGLRLILAAAEGLAAGQGLPLAGLDYLPLLASGPGALISGPLHVLTYARRGLVYLQSFDAPSLKEHAPLESLSLDEAATRMAEFGDTAHLMGSGLRKNPDFFTALAAANQGYTLLAKEWDTPSPEVLLAAAYAADFTQESIEPVYVRPTDAEDNLGTIAAKRGLDPIEAKKRLEELRKQ from the coding sequence ATGGCTGCCCCCAAAAGAATTGTACCGCATGATCTCCTTCTCGCCATAGGCGGGACGGAAGAACGTTTGCAACTAGTGCTGGGACAACCCGGCCTAGAGGGTTGCACCCTGCTGACCTCCCGCCAATGGACTGTTCCAGGACAATCCATCCGATTTCTCATTCCCGGCCTCAAACAAGCGTTGGATAGCTTTGGGCTGGGGATCGATATTATCGCCAGAATCGCTTGCGTACGCGGTCCTGGTAGCTTTACCGGACTGAGACTCATTCTGGCCGCTGCCGAAGGTCTGGCAGCCGGGCAAGGACTTCCTCTGGCCGGTCTGGACTACCTGCCCCTCCTCGCCTCAGGTCCTGGTGCACTCATTTCAGGTCCTCTACACGTGTTGACTTACGCACGACGTGGCTTGGTGTACCTGCAATCCTTTGACGCCCCCAGCCTGAAAGAACATGCTCCGCTTGAATCGCTTTCTCTGGATGAGGCAGCTACGCGCATGGCTGAGTTCGGCGATACAGCACACCTCATGGGGAGTGGACTGCGCAAGAATCCCGATTTTTTCACAGCCCTCGCCGCTGCCAATCAGGGCTACACCCTGCTTGCCAAAGAATGGGATACTCCGTCACCAGAAGTTCTTCTTGCTGCTGCATACGCGGCAGACTTCACGCAGGAGTCCATTGAACCTGTTTATGTACGTCCTACGGATGCCGAAGACAACTTAGGTACCATAGCGGCAAAACGCGGCTTGGACCCGATAGAAGCGAAAAAAAGATTAGAAGAACTGCGCAAGCAGTAG
- the tsf gene encoding translation elongation factor Ts, with product MAITAAQVKELREKTGAGMMDCKKALVESEGDEEKAVMYLREKGLSKAAKKAGRATSEGLVTPYISEDGKTAVIAELLCETDFVAKGDDFTSFASALSEKIAGLDVTTGAADDLPAEVADVTDLIAKLGENMGVGRFAKITTEGVLGIYLHSNNKLASIVELTGTDDVNMAKDIAMHVAAMNPSCKTSDELSQDVLEKEKALYLKQAMDEGKPENIAEKIVTGRLNKFYKEVCLVEQAFIKDDKQTIKQILGDATVASFQRLALGEKAE from the coding sequence ATGGCTATCACAGCTGCACAAGTTAAAGAGCTGCGCGAAAAGACCGGCGCAGGCATGATGGATTGCAAAAAAGCCTTGGTTGAATCCGAAGGCGACGAAGAAAAAGCAGTCATGTACCTTCGTGAGAAGGGCCTGTCCAAAGCCGCCAAAAAGGCTGGACGCGCTACTTCAGAAGGTCTCGTTACTCCTTATATCTCTGAAGATGGCAAAACAGCTGTCATCGCCGAACTGCTCTGCGAAACTGACTTTGTTGCCAAAGGCGATGACTTCACTTCCTTTGCATCTGCTCTGTCCGAAAAAATCGCCGGCCTGGATGTGACCACTGGCGCAGCAGACGATCTGCCTGCCGAAGTAGCTGACGTCACCGACCTCATCGCCAAGCTTGGCGAAAACATGGGTGTTGGCCGTTTTGCCAAAATCACCACCGAAGGCGTGCTGGGCATCTACCTGCACTCCAACAACAAGCTCGCCTCCATTGTCGAGCTGACCGGTACCGACGACGTCAACATGGCCAAAGATATTGCCATGCACGTGGCCGCCATGAACCCCTCCTGCAAAACTTCTGACGAGCTGTCTCAGGACGTCCTGGAAAAGGAAAAAGCTCTCTATTTGAAGCAGGCCATGGACGAAGGCAAGCCCGAAAACATCGCCGAAAAGATCGTTACAGGTCGTCTGAATAAGTTCTACAAAGAAGTCTGTCTCGTTGAGCAGGCCTTCATTAAGGACGACAAGCAGACCATCAAACAGATCCTTGGTGACGCCACCGTCGCCAGCTTCCAGCGACTCGCCCTTGGAGAAAAGGCCGAGTAG
- a CDS encoding isoprenyl transferase, with protein MKNVHIPAHIAIIMDGNGRWAKQRGLNRTNGHKAGTEAVRAVVTRCRELGVKHLTLYTFSKENWSRPKAEIKTLFELLTSFLTKEEKSLKEQGIRLKVLGELDDMPLAVRQLLKHVMRQTKNCTNITLNLALNYSGREDILRATRAMVSKGIAPDAINEETFANELWTAGQPDPDLIIRTSGELRLSNYLLFQCAYSELYFTDIYWPDFTPDELDKAIKELNHRQRRFGKTSDQLADQ; from the coding sequence TTGAAGAACGTACATATTCCCGCCCATATAGCCATCATAATGGATGGCAACGGCAGGTGGGCCAAACAGCGCGGACTGAATCGGACCAACGGGCATAAGGCCGGAACCGAGGCAGTTCGCGCCGTGGTCACTCGCTGCCGAGAATTGGGTGTGAAGCACCTCACGCTCTACACCTTTTCCAAAGAAAACTGGTCGCGCCCAAAAGCTGAGATCAAAACCCTGTTTGAACTGCTTACTTCTTTCCTGACCAAAGAAGAAAAGAGTCTCAAGGAACAGGGGATTCGACTCAAGGTACTGGGTGAACTTGACGATATGCCATTGGCAGTTCGTCAACTGCTTAAACACGTCATGCGCCAAACAAAAAACTGCACAAACATAACCCTGAACCTCGCCCTGAACTATTCGGGAAGAGAAGACATTCTCCGGGCAACACGAGCAATGGTTTCCAAAGGGATTGCTCCCGACGCAATCAACGAAGAAACTTTTGCCAATGAGTTGTGGACTGCGGGCCAACCAGACCCTGATTTAATCATCCGCACCAGCGGCGAACTTCGGCTGTCCAATTACCTTCTGTTCCAATGTGCCTATTCAGAACTCTACTTTACGGACATTTACTGGCCGGATTTCACCCCGGATGAACTGGACAAGGCCATTAAAGAACTGAATCACCGGCAACGCCGCTTCGGCAAAACATCTGATCAACTCGCTGACCAATAA
- the dxr gene encoding 1-deoxy-D-xylulose-5-phosphate reductoisomerase: MKSYISPWPETAALPDFPRTISILGATGSIGDSALKVIRKHPEMFTVTALAGGRNGAKLAQLCAEFRPKYAAVLNDTALKDFTVNLPAGYTPEIFVGPKAYVELARIEEIDLVLSSIVGAAGFEPTLAAAKAGKMIGLANKESLVLGGHIIRAACHASGATILPVDSEHNALFQGLMGHSKNCEQELKRLILTASGGPFCGKDSTFLETVTREQALNHPNWDMGAKISIDSATLMNKGLELIEACHLYGVPPSNVDVVVHPQSIIHSLVEYVDGSQLAHLGTPDMQIPIAHCLCFPHRVTVDVPQLNLAQVGSLTFNEPDLKAFPCLRLAREAFDASPSHPIVLNAANEVAVAAFLDEKIRFLDIPAMIESALGRHKPVDVSTPDAVLALDHVIREEAHASL, from the coding sequence GTGAAATCCTATATTTCTCCCTGGCCTGAGACGGCTGCCTTACCTGATTTCCCTCGAACCATAAGCATCCTTGGTGCTACCGGTTCAATTGGAGATTCTGCCCTCAAGGTTATACGAAAACACCCAGAGATGTTCACTGTTACGGCATTGGCCGGTGGACGCAACGGTGCCAAACTGGCACAACTCTGTGCTGAATTTCGACCGAAATACGCCGCAGTACTCAACGACACAGCGCTCAAAGACTTCACCGTCAATCTGCCCGCTGGCTACACCCCGGAAATATTTGTCGGCCCCAAGGCATACGTTGAACTTGCCCGTATTGAAGAAATCGATCTTGTTCTGTCCAGTATCGTCGGAGCCGCCGGTTTCGAACCGACTCTGGCAGCTGCCAAAGCCGGCAAAATGATCGGTTTGGCCAACAAGGAATCACTTGTTCTCGGCGGCCACATCATCCGTGCCGCATGCCATGCCTCCGGGGCCACCATTCTGCCGGTGGATTCGGAACACAACGCCTTATTCCAAGGATTGATGGGCCATAGTAAAAACTGCGAACAGGAACTCAAACGCCTCATTCTGACAGCCTCTGGCGGTCCTTTTTGCGGCAAGGACAGCACGTTTCTCGAAACCGTCACCCGCGAACAGGCTTTAAATCACCCCAATTGGGACATGGGCGCAAAAATTTCTATTGATTCCGCAACACTTATGAACAAAGGGCTGGAACTGATCGAGGCTTGCCACCTCTATGGAGTACCGCCGTCCAATGTGGACGTAGTGGTCCATCCCCAATCCATTATCCACTCATTGGTAGAATATGTGGACGGTTCGCAATTGGCGCACCTTGGCACACCGGACATGCAAATACCTATCGCTCACTGCCTCTGTTTTCCGCACCGCGTAACCGTAGATGTACCGCAACTCAACCTCGCACAGGTCGGAAGCCTGACATTCAACGAACCTGATCTTAAAGCTTTCCCTTGCCTACGACTCGCTCGCGAGGCATTTGATGCCAGCCCCAGCCATCCCATCGTGCTCAATGCGGCCAACGAAGTTGCCGTGGCTGCTTTCCTCGACGAAAAGATTCGATTCCTTGACATCCCAGCCATGATCGAATCAGCTCTGGGCCGACACAAACCGGTAGACGTTTCCACGCCTGACGCCGTCCTTGCTCTGGACCACGTCATTCGAGAAGAAGCGCACGCCAGCCTCTAG
- the frr gene encoding ribosome recycling factor yields the protein MQSVLDDGKKRMAGAIAALDKEFSKLRTGRATTALVDGIIVDYYGTPTLINQLSSVSVPDSKTLTIQPWDKGAFGAVEKAIQNSDLGLNPVNDGKIIRISIPPLTEERRKDLVKIAKKYSEDAKIAIRNVRRDMNDILKKMEKDKDISEDDKKHGETNVQKMTDDFVKQTEEVLAGKEKEILEI from the coding sequence ATGCAATCCGTACTTGATGATGGGAAAAAAAGAATGGCCGGGGCCATAGCTGCCCTTGATAAGGAATTCAGCAAGCTGCGCACAGGCCGTGCGACCACAGCTCTGGTGGACGGAATTATCGTGGATTACTACGGCACCCCCACGCTCATCAACCAACTTTCCTCGGTGTCCGTACCCGACTCCAAGACCCTCACCATTCAGCCTTGGGACAAAGGAGCTTTCGGTGCGGTGGAAAAAGCCATCCAAAACTCCGACCTCGGCCTCAACCCGGTCAATGACGGAAAAATCATCCGTATCAGCATTCCGCCTTTGACCGAGGAACGCCGCAAGGATCTGGTCAAAATCGCCAAAAAATATTCTGAAGATGCCAAGATCGCCATCCGTAACGTACGTCGTGACATGAACGACATACTTAAGAAAATGGAAAAAGATAAAGACATCAGCGAAGATGACAAAAAGCACGGCGAAACTAATGTCCAGAAAATGACTGACGATTTCGTCAAGCAGACTGAGGAAGTCCTTGCCGGAAAAGAAAAGGAAATTCTCGAGATTTAG
- the pyrH gene encoding UMP kinase, producing MEKARYSRILLKLSGEALAGDQQFGIQPEAIGQFAKEIAEVASTGLQIALVIGGGNIFRGMAASAKGMDRAQGDYMGMLATIMNALAVQDALEKNGCDTRVMTALSMADVAEPYIRRRALRHMDKGRVVICAAGTGNPYFTTDSAAALRALELKCDAIFKATKVDGVYDKDPAKFDDAVKYETVSYMETLEKRLGVMDSTAISMARDNDLPIIVFNLHTEGNIRRAANGENIGTTVQGD from the coding sequence ATGGAAAAAGCGCGGTACTCGCGAATTCTTCTGAAACTCAGTGGCGAAGCTCTGGCCGGGGATCAACAATTCGGTATTCAGCCGGAGGCCATCGGTCAGTTTGCCAAGGAAATTGCCGAAGTGGCATCCACGGGGCTCCAGATCGCACTCGTCATCGGCGGCGGAAATATCTTCCGCGGTATGGCAGCTAGTGCCAAGGGCATGGACCGCGCTCAGGGTGATTACATGGGAATGCTTGCCACGATCATGAACGCCTTGGCCGTACAGGACGCTCTGGAAAAGAATGGTTGCGACACCCGTGTCATGACCGCCCTCTCCATGGCAGATGTGGCCGAGCCGTACATTCGCAGACGCGCACTCCGGCACATGGATAAAGGCCGCGTGGTCATCTGTGCAGCCGGAACCGGTAACCCCTACTTCACCACCGATTCAGCCGCAGCTTTGCGTGCACTTGAACTCAAGTGTGACGCAATTTTCAAGGCCACCAAGGTGGATGGCGTGTATGACAAAGACCCCGCCAAATTCGATGACGCGGTCAAATACGAAACGGTCTCGTACATGGAAACCCTGGAAAAACGGCTCGGCGTCATGGACTCCACCGCCATTTCCATGGCACGCGACAATGATCTGCCGATCATCGTCTTCAATCTGCATACCGAAGGCAACATTCGCAGGGCCGCCAACGGCGAAAACATAGGAACGACTGTCCAAGGAGACTAA
- a CDS encoding phosphatidate cytidylyltransferase: MDISPHKQRIATSIGLAILPAMALIFQGWVLFTVLALFCVLTLWEFYSMFRPVQSMTAFKSLGAAFTFLLLGAFTTGNTNYPAAVLLIAFWASGFVFLLRYNKDVTASYRHAAIFLAGLIYIPLNFHFVLTMQPLEIILVLGAATISDTTAFYAGTMWGKKKIWPRVSPKKSWVGSLAGLTACTIAITVYGMSLGSAHWWQWILLGIALNIAAQFGDFFESALKRTLDIKDSGVILPGHGGLLDRVDSLLLAIPTYGLIAMFHPFFK, translated from the coding sequence ATGGATATCTCCCCACACAAACAACGAATTGCCACAAGCATAGGGCTGGCCATCCTTCCAGCCATGGCCCTCATCTTTCAGGGTTGGGTTCTGTTCACAGTTCTCGCCCTTTTCTGCGTCCTGACGCTGTGGGAGTTCTACTCCATGTTTCGCCCAGTGCAGTCCATGACTGCCTTCAAATCCCTTGGTGCTGCTTTCACCTTTTTGTTGCTGGGCGCATTCACCACAGGGAACACGAACTATCCGGCCGCAGTCTTGCTTATTGCCTTCTGGGCTTCAGGATTTGTTTTTCTCCTCCGGTACAACAAAGACGTGACGGCCTCATATCGCCATGCCGCAATTTTTCTGGCCGGATTGATCTACATTCCCTTAAATTTTCACTTTGTTCTGACCATGCAGCCGCTCGAAATCATTCTGGTACTAGGGGCAGCAACCATATCGGATACAACCGCCTTCTACGCCGGCACCATGTGGGGAAAGAAAAAGATATGGCCCCGCGTCAGTCCCAAAAAGTCTTGGGTAGGATCACTTGCCGGTCTAACAGCCTGTACCATCGCCATAACAGTGTATGGTATGAGTTTGGGTTCAGCCCATTGGTGGCAATGGATACTCCTCGGTATAGCCTTGAACATCGCGGCCCAATTCGGCGATTTCTTCGAGTCTGCTCTAAAGCGTACCCTAGATATCAAAGACTCCGGTGTCATCCTGCCGGGTCATGGCGGCCTGCTTGACCGTGTGGACAGCCTCTTGTTGGCAATTCCCACTTACGGCTTAATCGCTATGTTCCACCCCTTCTTCAAATAA
- the dnaA gene encoding chromosomal replication initiator protein DnaA, translating to MLNTAWKQILLSLEKSLTSSLYSVWIKPLQGSVDGSRLTLTAPNEFVANWVRDRLLRVIRESAAEVMGGDPRITIKVGAKKPVTRKPRSAARKPGKRAEGAQHLGLPLDQSPRPLTVPSWRFNFDDFIVGPSNELACAASKSIGQTAFNSDHLFLSSGPGLGKTHLLQSVGQHLCKSAHRKNLRVACLSSEEFATRMVLAFKSRQIDQFKTQFREGLDVLLLEDVHFFQGKEKMQDELLCTMTALRERGCKVVLTSSFMPKEFKGVDDRLVSRFCSGFLAHINRPDMETRLRIVQEKARKLQVDVPVAVTELLAERITTDIRQLESCLNNLVLKARLLNRAVTMNLAWEVLENYAIHNSTPDFAHIIEFVCKSYSLSEDELKSKSRKRQVVLARNTAFFLARKHTELSLKAIGERLGRRHSTVLKGITKLEREISMQTPLGRQIENTAQRLTP from the coding sequence ATGCTCAATACTGCCTGGAAGCAAATTCTGCTCTCTCTTGAAAAGAGCCTTACCTCGAGTCTCTACTCTGTATGGATTAAACCATTACAGGGGAGTGTCGACGGGAGCAGGCTTACCCTGACAGCACCCAACGAATTCGTTGCCAACTGGGTGCGTGACCGCTTGCTTCGGGTCATTAGGGAATCTGCGGCTGAGGTGATGGGCGGAGACCCCCGCATTACCATCAAGGTTGGCGCGAAGAAACCTGTTACCCGAAAACCCCGTTCCGCTGCTCGGAAACCGGGGAAACGAGCCGAGGGTGCTCAGCATCTCGGTTTGCCATTGGATCAGTCGCCGCGTCCTTTGACTGTACCTAGTTGGCGTTTTAATTTTGATGATTTTATTGTCGGTCCTTCCAACGAACTTGCCTGCGCAGCGAGCAAATCCATTGGGCAGACCGCGTTTAATTCCGATCATCTTTTTCTGAGTTCCGGTCCGGGACTCGGAAAGACTCATTTGCTTCAGTCCGTGGGCCAGCATTTGTGTAAGTCGGCTCATCGCAAAAATCTTCGGGTTGCTTGTCTGTCCTCTGAAGAATTTGCTACACGGATGGTTCTGGCTTTCAAGTCTCGCCAGATCGATCAGTTCAAGACGCAATTCCGTGAAGGTCTTGATGTACTCCTGCTTGAGGACGTTCATTTCTTTCAGGGAAAGGAAAAGATGCAGGATGAATTGTTGTGTACCATGACCGCTTTGCGTGAACGTGGTTGCAAGGTTGTCCTGACAAGTTCTTTTATGCCGAAAGAGTTCAAGGGTGTTGATGACCGCTTGGTCTCTCGTTTTTGCTCTGGCTTTTTGGCGCACATCAATCGTCCTGATATGGAAACCCGATTGCGTATTGTGCAGGAAAAGGCGCGTAAGCTTCAGGTGGATGTGCCAGTGGCTGTCACTGAATTATTGGCAGAAAGGATCACCACGGATATTCGCCAGTTGGAAAGTTGCTTGAATAACCTTGTTCTCAAGGCTCGACTGCTCAATCGTGCTGTGACCATGAACTTGGCTTGGGAAGTGCTTGAAAATTACGCTATTCATAATTCTACTCCCGACTTTGCGCATATTATTGAGTTTGTATGCAAGAGTTACAGCTTGTCCGAGGACGAGTTGAAATCCAAAAGTCGTAAACGGCAGGTAGTTTTGGCTCGTAACACAGCCTTTTTTCTGGCCCGCAAACATACGGAGTTGTCGTTGAAAGCTATTGGCGAACGCCTTGGCCGGAGACATTCCACTGTACTCAAGGGAATTACCAAATTGGAGAGAGAAATCTCCATGCAGACACCGCTGGGTCGGCAGATAGAAAATACTGCCCAGAGGCTTACGCCTTAA